Proteins from a genomic interval of Lysobacter arenosi:
- the carA gene encoding glutamine-hydrolyzing carbamoyl-phosphate synthase small subunit: protein MTQPAILALEDGTIFEGVSVGAPGLSVGEVVFNTAITGYQEILTDPSYARQMVTLTYPHIGNTGCTDQDDEAAQAWAAGLIVRDVPRRPSNWRSQVSLPDWLAKRGIVAIADIDTRKLTRILREKGAQNGALMAGEINVEKALEAARKFPGLKGMDLAKEVTTAKSYEWTDGQLDLDRNEFVKAPPRFHVVAYDYGVKHNILRMLAERGCRLTVVPAQTPAADVFALKPDGVFLSNGPGDPEPCDYAIKAIGEFIKAKIPTFGICLGHQLLALASGAKTMKMGTGHHGANHPVQDLDSGRVMITSQNHGFAVDEPTLPANVRVTHRSLFDGTNQGIALTDAPAFSFQGHPEASPGPHDVAPLFDRFVAMMEQAK, encoded by the coding sequence GTGACCCAACCCGCAATCCTCGCACTCGAAGACGGCACCATCTTCGAGGGCGTTTCCGTAGGCGCGCCCGGCCTTTCGGTCGGCGAAGTCGTGTTCAACACGGCCATCACCGGCTACCAGGAAATCCTCACCGACCCGTCGTATGCGCGCCAGATGGTGACGCTGACGTATCCGCACATCGGCAACACCGGCTGCACCGACCAGGACGACGAGGCCGCGCAGGCCTGGGCTGCCGGCCTGATCGTGCGCGACGTGCCGCGTCGCCCGAGCAACTGGCGCAGCCAGGTGTCGCTGCCGGATTGGCTGGCCAAGCGCGGCATCGTCGCCATCGCCGACATCGACACGCGCAAGCTGACCCGCATCCTGCGCGAGAAGGGTGCGCAGAACGGTGCGCTGATGGCCGGCGAGATCAATGTCGAGAAGGCGCTGGAAGCCGCGCGCAAGTTCCCCGGCCTCAAGGGCATGGACCTGGCCAAGGAAGTGACCACGGCCAAGAGCTACGAGTGGACCGACGGCCAGCTCGACCTGGACCGCAACGAGTTCGTCAAGGCGCCGCCGCGTTTCCACGTCGTCGCCTACGACTACGGCGTCAAGCACAACATCCTGCGCATGCTCGCCGAGCGCGGCTGCCGCCTGACCGTGGTGCCGGCGCAGACGCCGGCCGCGGACGTGTTCGCACTCAAGCCTGATGGTGTGTTCCTGTCCAACGGCCCGGGCGATCCGGAGCCGTGCGACTACGCGATCAAGGCAATCGGCGAGTTCATCAAGGCGAAGATCCCGACCTTCGGCATCTGCCTGGGCCACCAGCTGCTGGCGCTGGCCAGCGGCGCCAAGACGATGAAGATGGGCACCGGCCACCACGGCGCCAACCATCCGGTCCAGGACCTCGACAGCGGCCGGGTGATGATCACCTCGCAGAACCACGGCTTCGCGGTCGATGAACCGACCCTGCCGGCCAACGTGCGCGTGACCCACCGCTCGCTGTTCGACGGCACCAACCAGGGCATCGCCCTGACCGATGCCCCGGCCTTCAGCTTCCAGGGTCACCCGGAAGCCAGCCCTGGCCCGCACGACGTCGCTCCGCTGTTCGATCGCTTCGTGGCGATGATGGAGCAGGCCAAGTGA
- a CDS encoding DUF6973 domain-containing protein, which translates to MGIVVAKAERRRWRRWFLAAAVLGAYPAFVMVAVYAQFFAVGLPGGRNGPADAYRHTLASAIVAYTLSPRCVDWVTQVMERGGQGNAARAMDAHNNRIGARIGATAGSWNSMQQAVLAAIHNGAVDARSAEQITWLAPPAWQERLY; encoded by the coding sequence ATGGGCATCGTCGTCGCCAAGGCTGAGCGCCGCCGCTGGCGTCGCTGGTTTCTGGCAGCGGCTGTGTTGGGTGCGTATCCGGCGTTCGTGATGGTCGCCGTGTACGCGCAGTTCTTCGCGGTCGGCCTTCCCGGCGGTCGCAACGGCCCGGCCGATGCCTACCGGCACACGCTGGCCAGCGCGATCGTGGCCTACACGCTGTCGCCGCGCTGCGTCGACTGGGTGACGCAGGTGATGGAGCGGGGCGGGCAGGGAAATGCCGCACGTGCGATGGATGCGCACAACAACCGGATCGGTGCGCGCATCGGCGCCACCGCCGGCAGCTGGAATTCGATGCAGCAGGCGGTGCTTGCTGCGATTCACAACGGCGCGGTCGATGCCCGATCCGCCGAGCAGATCACCTGGCTCGCGCCCCCCGCGTGGCAGGAACGACTTTACTGA
- the carB gene encoding carbamoyl-phosphate synthase large subunit, which yields MPKRTDIKTVLIIGAGPIVIGQACEFDYSGAQACKALRDEGYRVVLVNSNPATIMTDPNMADAVYIEPINWQTVEKIIAKERPDALLPTMGGQTALNCALDLADNGVLEKYNVELIGASRDAIRMAEDRELFRVAMAEIGLECPKAEVARSFEQAVDIQTRVGYPTIIRPSFTLGGTGGGIAYNKEEFEEIAKRGLELSPVHEILVEESVLGWKEFEMEVVRDKADNCIIVCSIENFDAMGVHTGDSITVAPAQTLTDKEYQRLRDASIAVLRKIGVDTGGSNVQFGINAKDGRVVVIEMNPRVSRSSALASKATGFPIAKIAAKLAIGYTLDELRNEITGGATPASFEPTIDYVVTKIPRFAFEKFPQADARLTTQMKSVGEVMAMGRTFQESLHKALRGLETGKVGLDPTGLDLASEQDLATLRRELKEPGPERMFFIGDAFRAGMSVEDVHAMSFVDPWFLDLIEELIAAEKQVAEAGLSALDKNRMRALKRMGFSDARLAQLTGTDETAVRTLRRAFGVRPVYKRVDSCAAEFATTTAYMYSTYEDECEANPTNRDKIIVLGGGPNRIGQGIEFDYCCVHAALALREDGYETIMVNCNPETVSTDYDTSDRLYFEPLTLEDVLEIADLEKPKGVIVQYGGQTPLKLARALEANGVPIVGTSPDSIDLAEDRERFQKLVQDLGLAQPLNRTARNPDEALLLASQIGYPLVVRPSYVLGGRAMEIVYGDSDLTRYIRDAVKVSNDSPVLLDRFLDNAVEVDVDVIADKDGNVLIGGVMEHIEEAGVHSGDSSCSLPPYSLTPAVQDKLRDQVRALAKSLKVVGLMNTQFAITFDEQGKETIYLIEVNPRASRTVPFVSKATGMALAKIAARCMVGQTLASQGATKEIIPEYYSVKEAIFPFAKFQGVDPILGPEMRSTGEVMGVGRNFGAAMARAQEAGGIKALPQGGKVFVSVRDPDKTRVLPVAQDLVKRGYSLVATEGTHAFLTAQGINCERINKVTEGRPHVVDLIKNGELVYIVNTTEGRQAINDSFSIRREALQHRVTYSTTVSGARALVNSLEYRGTGPVWSLQELHKEIDGAA from the coding sequence ATGCCCAAGCGCACCGACATCAAGACCGTCCTGATCATCGGCGCTGGCCCGATCGTGATCGGCCAGGCCTGCGAATTCGATTATTCAGGCGCCCAGGCATGCAAGGCCCTGCGTGACGAGGGTTACCGCGTGGTGCTGGTCAATTCCAACCCCGCCACCATCATGACCGACCCGAACATGGCCGACGCCGTGTACATCGAGCCGATCAACTGGCAGACGGTCGAGAAGATCATCGCCAAGGAGCGCCCGGATGCGCTGCTGCCGACGATGGGCGGCCAGACCGCGCTGAACTGCGCGCTCGACCTGGCCGACAACGGCGTGCTGGAGAAGTACAACGTCGAACTGATCGGCGCCTCGCGCGATGCGATCCGCATGGCCGAAGACCGCGAGCTGTTCCGCGTCGCCATGGCCGAGATCGGCCTGGAGTGCCCGAAGGCGGAAGTCGCGCGCAGCTTCGAACAGGCCGTCGACATCCAGACCCGCGTCGGCTACCCGACCATCATCCGTCCGTCGTTCACGCTCGGCGGTACTGGCGGCGGCATCGCCTACAACAAGGAAGAGTTCGAGGAGATCGCCAAGCGCGGCCTCGAGCTGTCGCCCGTGCACGAGATCCTGGTCGAGGAGTCGGTGCTGGGCTGGAAGGAATTCGAGATGGAAGTGGTCCGCGACAAGGCGGACAACTGCATCATCGTGTGCTCGATCGAGAACTTCGACGCGATGGGCGTGCACACCGGCGACTCGATCACCGTGGCACCGGCACAGACCCTGACCGACAAGGAATACCAGCGCCTGCGCGATGCCTCGATCGCGGTGCTGCGCAAGATCGGTGTCGACACCGGCGGTTCCAACGTGCAGTTCGGCATCAACGCCAAGGACGGTCGCGTCGTCGTCATCGAGATGAACCCGCGCGTGTCGCGTTCCTCGGCGCTGGCGTCCAAGGCCACCGGCTTCCCGATCGCCAAGATCGCCGCCAAGCTCGCCATCGGTTACACGCTCGACGAGCTGCGCAACGAGATCACCGGCGGTGCCACCCCGGCCTCGTTCGAACCGACGATCGACTACGTCGTCACCAAGATCCCGCGCTTCGCCTTCGAGAAGTTCCCGCAGGCCGACGCCCGCCTGACCACGCAGATGAAGTCGGTGGGCGAGGTGATGGCGATGGGCCGCACCTTCCAGGAGTCGCTGCACAAGGCCCTGCGTGGCCTGGAGACCGGCAAGGTCGGCCTCGACCCGACCGGCCTGGACCTGGCCAGCGAGCAGGACCTGGCGACGCTGCGCCGCGAGCTCAAGGAGCCGGGCCCGGAGCGCATGTTCTTCATCGGCGACGCCTTCCGCGCCGGCATGAGCGTGGAAGACGTCCATGCGATGTCGTTCGTGGACCCGTGGTTCCTCGACCTGATCGAAGAGCTCATTGCCGCCGAGAAGCAGGTCGCCGAAGCCGGCCTGTCCGCGCTCGACAAGAACCGCATGCGCGCACTCAAGCGCATGGGCTTCTCCGACGCGCGCCTGGCGCAGCTGACCGGCACCGACGAGACCGCCGTGCGCACCCTGCGTCGCGCCTTTGGCGTGCGCCCAGTGTACAAGCGCGTGGACTCCTGCGCGGCCGAGTTCGCCACCACCACCGCTTACATGTACTCGACCTACGAGGACGAGTGCGAAGCCAACCCGACCAACCGCGACAAGATCATCGTGCTTGGCGGCGGTCCCAACCGCATCGGCCAGGGCATCGAGTTCGACTACTGCTGCGTGCATGCCGCGCTCGCCCTGCGCGAGGACGGCTATGAAACCATCATGGTCAACTGCAACCCGGAGACGGTCTCGACCGACTACGACACCTCCGATCGCCTGTACTTCGAGCCGCTCACCCTCGAGGACGTGCTCGAGATCGCCGATCTGGAGAAGCCCAAGGGCGTGATCGTCCAGTACGGCGGCCAGACCCCGCTGAAGCTCGCACGTGCGCTTGAAGCCAACGGCGTGCCGATCGTCGGCACCAGCCCGGACAGCATCGACCTGGCCGAGGACCGCGAACGCTTCCAGAAGCTGGTGCAGGACCTGGGCCTGGCGCAGCCGCTCAACCGCACCGCGCGCAATCCTGATGAGGCGCTGCTGCTGGCATCGCAGATCGGCTACCCGCTGGTGGTGCGCCCGAGCTACGTGCTCGGCGGCCGCGCGATGGAAATCGTCTACGGCGACTCCGACCTGACGCGCTACATCCGCGACGCGGTCAAGGTCTCCAATGACTCGCCGGTGCTGCTCGACCGCTTCCTCGACAACGCCGTGGAAGTCGACGTCGATGTCATCGCCGACAAGGATGGCAACGTCCTGATCGGCGGCGTGATGGAGCACATCGAGGAAGCCGGCGTGCACTCGGGTGACTCCTCGTGCTCGCTGCCGCCGTACTCGCTGACCCCGGCCGTGCAGGACAAGCTGCGCGACCAGGTGCGGGCGCTGGCCAAGTCGCTCAAGGTCGTCGGCCTGATGAACACCCAGTTCGCGATCACCTTCGATGAGCAGGGCAAGGAAACGATCTACCTGATCGAAGTGAACCCGCGTGCGTCGCGCACGGTGCCGTTCGTGTCGAAGGCGACCGGCATGGCGCTGGCCAAGATCGCGGCACGCTGCATGGTCGGCCAGACCCTGGCGTCGCAGGGCGCCACCAAGGAGATCATCCCGGAGTACTACTCGGTCAAGGAAGCGATCTTCCCGTTCGCCAAGTTCCAGGGCGTCGACCCGATCCTCGGACCGGAGATGCGTTCCACCGGTGAAGTGATGGGCGTGGGCCGCAACTTCGGCGCGGCGATGGCGCGCGCGCAGGAAGCCGGCGGCATCAAGGCGCTGCCGCAGGGCGGCAAGGTGTTCGTGTCGGTGCGCGATCCGGACAAGACCCGCGTGCTGCCGGTTGCCCAGGACCTGGTCAAGCGCGGCTACAGCCTGGTCGCCACCGAGGGCACGCATGCCTTCCTGACCGCGCAGGGCATCAACTGCGAGCGCATCAACAAGGTCACCGAGGGCCGTCCGCACGTGGTTGACCTGATCAAGAACGGCGAGCTGGTCTACATCGTCAACACCACCGAAGGCCGCCAGGCGATCAACGACTCGTTCTCGATCCGCCGCGAAGCGCTGCAGCATCGCGTGACCTATTCGACGACGGTGTCGGGCGCGCGTGCGCTGGTCAACTCGCTCGAGTACCGCGGCACGGGTCCGGTGTGGTCGTTGCAGGAACTGCACAAGGAAATCGACGGCGCGGCGTAA
- the greA gene encoding transcription elongation factor GreA, translating into MRAPITLHGAQRLRAELEELKSVKRPAVINAISEARAHGDLKENAEYHAAREQQGFIEGRIKQLEAELSHAQIIDVASLNAGSRVVFGAKVELADSETDEERSYQIVGDLEADIKQGLIAISSPVARALIGKHEGDTVTIEAPGGIREYEIVGVSYAG; encoded by the coding sequence ATGCGAGCACCCATCACCCTGCACGGCGCCCAGCGCCTGCGCGCCGAGCTTGAAGAACTGAAGTCGGTCAAGCGTCCGGCCGTGATCAATGCGATCTCCGAGGCACGCGCCCATGGCGATCTCAAGGAGAACGCCGAGTACCACGCCGCACGCGAGCAGCAGGGCTTCATCGAAGGCCGCATCAAGCAGCTCGAAGCCGAGCTGTCGCACGCGCAGATCATCGATGTTGCGTCGCTGAATGCCGGTTCGCGCGTCGTGTTCGGCGCCAAGGTCGAGCTGGCCGACAGCGAGACCGACGAAGAGCGCAGCTACCAGATCGTTGGCGACCTGGAAGCGGACATCAAGCAGGGCCTGATCGCGATCTCGTCGCCGGTCGCGCGTGCGCTGATCGGCAAGCACGAAGGCGACACGGTGACGATCGAAGCGCCAGGCGGCATCCGCGAGTACGAGATCGTCGGCGTCAGTTACGCCGGCTGA
- a CDS encoding phosphoglycerate mutase has translation MVTLLLPARDRFGGQRLSPATGKALARADRSQAAADPSPDGRAQMARVLDVLPRGWPVAAAARQRDSGDAANAVWLRADPAYVQPDINGARLLSYGQALGLTAADAATLLRPLKPLFGDAGFPIDAPVPSRWYLRLPLGAKLPEFTSPEQALGADMFDQLPEGNEGRRWRALLSEAQVVLHNHPLNAERAAAGLAPVNSLWFWGAGILPDHVRTGFARVASDDEALTALAAMAGAKVDARPPSWPGGDGNALFDLRDARDLALLERDWFAPLVSALAQGNIDGLQFDFADGARYDLARSQRWRFWRKPLHSFIATTAGNTA, from the coding sequence ATGGTTACCCTTCTGCTGCCGGCACGCGATCGTTTCGGCGGCCAGCGGCTCTCGCCCGCCACCGGCAAGGCCCTCGCCCGCGCCGACCGCAGCCAGGCGGCAGCAGATCCCTCCCCGGACGGACGCGCGCAGATGGCGCGCGTGCTCGACGTGCTCCCGCGCGGCTGGCCGGTCGCCGCTGCCGCCCGCCAGCGCGACTCCGGCGATGCCGCCAACGCGGTCTGGCTGCGTGCCGATCCGGCCTACGTGCAGCCGGACATCAACGGTGCGCGACTGCTGTCGTACGGCCAGGCCCTGGGCCTGACGGCCGCCGATGCGGCCACGTTGCTGCGTCCGCTGAAGCCATTGTTCGGCGACGCCGGCTTCCCGATCGACGCGCCGGTGCCGTCGCGCTGGTACCTGCGGCTGCCACTGGGCGCGAAGCTTCCCGAGTTCACCTCACCTGAGCAGGCGCTCGGCGCCGACATGTTCGACCAGTTGCCGGAAGGCAACGAAGGTCGCCGCTGGCGTGCCTTGCTCAGCGAAGCCCAGGTCGTGCTTCACAATCACCCGCTCAATGCCGAGCGCGCCGCGGCTGGCCTGGCGCCGGTCAACTCGCTCTGGTTCTGGGGCGCCGGAATCCTGCCCGACCACGTCCGCACCGGCTTTGCCCGCGTTGCCAGCGATGACGAGGCACTGACGGCGCTGGCCGCGATGGCTGGCGCCAAGGTCGATGCACGTCCGCCTTCGTGGCCCGGCGGTGACGGGAACGCGTTGTTCGACCTGCGCGATGCGCGCGACCTGGCGCTGCTGGAGCGCGACTGGTTCGCGCCGCTGGTTTCGGCGCTGGCGCAGGGCAACATCGATGGCCTGCAGTTCGACTTCGCCGACGGTGCCCGCTACGACCTTGCGCGCAGTCAGCGCTGGCGCTTCTGGCGCAAGCCGTTGCACTCGTTCATTGCCACCACGGCCGGCAACACTGCATGA
- the recJ gene encoding single-stranded-DNA-specific exonuclease RecJ — translation MKPQARLRRRKCEQVGQWPDTLSPLLRRLYAARGATSIEQAQPRLANLLAPDELGGLDAAVSLLSAAIAEDRHIVVVGDFDCDGATACAVGVRGLRMLGARRVSHAVPNRMVHGYGLSPALVEELAALQPELLVTVDHGIACHAGIAAAKARGWKVLVTDHHLPGDQLPPADAIVDPNLHGDPFPSKVLAGVGVMFYVLLALRRHLRVQGAFAGQGPDLTTLLDLVAVGTVADLVPLDANNRALVAAGLRRLRAGQGSVGLRALIEVAQRDAGRLTASDIGYAVAPRLNAAGRLEDMALGIECLLTDDLARARDIAATLNEINSERRAVQQQMTDEAEQALARVSVIEQSARSAVCLYDAQWHPGVVGLVASKMKERLHRPVIAFAPAEPGSDTLRGSARSIPGFHIRDALADVAARHPTLIERFGGHAMAAGLSLRAEAYPAFASAFEQVAQAALTPELLQADVLSDGELGVADFNRASAEALRDGGPWGQGFAEPQFDGEFDVVSWRVVGERHLKLVLGFAGVQLNAIEFGGWLGHAPPGRLRIAYRLEPDDYRGGDAVQLVVVHSEPA, via the coding sequence ATGAAGCCGCAAGCCAGGCTGCGCCGGCGCAAATGCGAGCAGGTCGGCCAATGGCCCGACACCTTGTCGCCGCTGCTGCGTCGCCTGTATGCGGCGCGCGGTGCGACCAGCATCGAGCAGGCGCAGCCGCGCCTGGCCAACCTGCTGGCGCCCGATGAGCTGGGTGGCCTCGACGCCGCCGTGTCGCTGTTGTCGGCCGCAATCGCCGAGGATCGCCACATCGTGGTGGTCGGTGATTTCGATTGCGATGGAGCGACCGCCTGCGCTGTCGGCGTACGCGGTCTGCGCATGCTCGGTGCGCGTCGTGTCTCGCACGCCGTGCCCAATCGGATGGTTCACGGTTATGGCCTGTCGCCGGCCCTGGTGGAGGAGCTGGCGGCGTTGCAGCCAGAGCTGCTGGTGACGGTCGATCACGGCATCGCCTGCCACGCCGGCATCGCCGCGGCCAAGGCCCGCGGCTGGAAGGTGCTGGTCACCGACCACCACCTTCCTGGTGATCAGTTGCCGCCGGCCGACGCCATCGTCGATCCGAACCTGCACGGCGATCCATTCCCGAGCAAGGTGCTGGCTGGCGTCGGCGTCATGTTCTACGTATTGCTGGCGCTTCGCCGTCACCTGCGCGTGCAGGGGGCGTTCGCCGGCCAGGGGCCGGACCTGACGACGCTGCTCGACCTGGTCGCTGTCGGCACCGTCGCCGACCTGGTGCCACTGGACGCGAACAATCGCGCGCTTGTCGCCGCCGGTCTGCGCCGACTGCGCGCGGGGCAGGGAAGCGTCGGCCTTCGCGCCCTGATCGAAGTGGCGCAGCGCGACGCCGGTCGCCTTACCGCCTCCGACATCGGCTATGCCGTGGCCCCGCGACTCAATGCGGCCGGGCGCCTGGAGGACATGGCGCTCGGCATCGAATGCCTGTTGACCGACGACCTGGCGCGGGCGCGCGACATCGCCGCCACGTTGAACGAGATCAACAGCGAACGCCGTGCCGTGCAGCAGCAGATGACCGACGAGGCCGAGCAGGCGCTGGCGCGCGTGAGCGTGATAGAGCAAAGCGCGCGCAGCGCGGTCTGTCTCTACGACGCGCAATGGCATCCGGGCGTGGTCGGGCTGGTGGCGTCGAAGATGAAGGAGCGGCTGCATCGCCCCGTCATCGCCTTCGCGCCGGCCGAACCGGGAAGCGACACGTTGCGTGGCTCGGCGCGATCGATCCCGGGGTTCCATATCCGCGATGCGCTGGCCGATGTCGCCGCGCGCCATCCGACGCTGATCGAGCGTTTCGGCGGCCATGCGATGGCGGCAGGTTTGTCCCTGCGCGCCGAAGCCTATCCGGCGTTCGCCAGCGCTTTCGAGCAGGTCGCCCAGGCGGCACTGACGCCGGAACTGTTGCAGGCCGATGTGCTCAGCGATGGCGAGCTGGGGGTTGCCGATTTCAACCGCGCCAGTGCCGAGGCGCTGCGTGACGGCGGTCCGTGGGGGCAGGGCTTTGCGGAGCCGCAGTTCGATGGCGAGTTCGACGTGGTGAGCTGGCGCGTCGTCGGCGAACGCCACCTCAAGCTTGTCCTCGGGTTTGCCGGCGTGCAGTTGAATGCGATCGAGTTCGGCGGCTGGCTGGGCCACGCGCCGCCAGGTCGTCTGCGCATTGCCTATCGCCTGGAACCCGATGACTACCGGGGCGGCGATGCCGTGCAACTGGTGGTTGTGCACAGTGAGCCTGCGTAG
- a CDS encoding YkvA family protein: MSLTLTIDFSDEDLERFTGQIEAAKKDAENKSNDEIVAAATVLLEKAQQGNPPTFVKQRLPALGTLIAMLRDEAWALSDEDSVRVRAALNYLAAPIDIIPDDVPVFGFLDDAVMIELCARKLSHEIEAYDDFCEFREREAERRGLKPETVGRADWLQGRRDELQERMHRRRGRESGRGFGQGYGSSSGYGSPVSRYTDNSWRPGPFKFR; the protein is encoded by the coding sequence ATGTCGTTGACCCTCACGATCGACTTCTCGGACGAGGACCTGGAACGGTTCACCGGCCAGATCGAAGCCGCCAAGAAGGACGCGGAAAACAAAAGCAACGACGAGATCGTGGCGGCCGCCACCGTGCTGCTGGAAAAGGCACAGCAGGGCAATCCGCCAACCTTCGTGAAGCAGCGCCTGCCGGCCCTGGGCACGCTGATCGCGATGCTGCGCGACGAGGCCTGGGCGCTGTCGGACGAGGACTCGGTGCGCGTGCGTGCCGCCCTCAACTACCTGGCGGCGCCGATCGACATCATCCCCGACGACGTCCCGGTGTTCGGCTTCCTCGACGACGCGGTCATGATCGAGCTGTGCGCGCGCAAGCTGTCGCATGAGATCGAGGCCTATGACGATTTCTGCGAGTTCCGTGAGCGCGAGGCCGAGCGGCGTGGCCTGAAGCCCGAAACCGTCGGTCGTGCGGACTGGCTGCAGGGGCGCCGGGACGAGCTCCAGGAGCGCATGCACCGCCGCCGCGGGCGCGAGTCCGGGCGTGGCTTCGGCCAGGGGTATGGCTCCAGCAGCGGCTACGGCAGCCCGGTCAGCCGTTACACGGACAACAGCTGGCGTCCGGGTCCGTTCAAGTTCCGCTGA
- the prfB gene encoding peptide chain release factor 2 (programmed frameshift), with the protein MIELNPVRQRIADLTGRLDSLRGYLDYDSKVERLEEVNRELESPDIWNDSERAQGLGRERSSLEKVVDGIRNLTDGLVGAGELLELAEMEDDEGTALAVVDDVERYAKEVEKLEFRRMFSGKMDAANAFVDIQAGAGGTEAQDWAEILLRMYLRWCESRGWKTELMEVSGGDVAGIKSATLRVEGDFAYGWLKTETGVHRLVRKSPFDSDNRRHTSFTSVFVSPEVDDNIDIDINPADLRTDVYRSSGAGGQHVNKTESAVRITHIPSGIVVACQTGRSQHQNRDNAMKMLAAKLYELEIQKRNAERDAVEATKSDIGWGSQIRNYVLDQSRIKDLRTGIERSDTQKVLDGDLDEFVEASLKSGLEAGSKRADAV; encoded by the exons ATGATCGAACTCAATCCCGTCCGCCAGCGCATCGCCGACCTCACCGGTCGCCTCGATTCGCTTAGGGGGTATCTT GACTACGACAGCAAAGTCGAACGTCTCGAAGAAGTAAACCGCGAACTCGAAAGCCCCGACATCTGGAACGACTCCGAGCGTGCCCAGGGCTTGGGCCGTGAGCGCTCCTCCCTGGAAAAGGTCGTCGATGGCATCCGCAACCTCACCGACGGTCTCGTCGGCGCGGGCGAGCTGCTGGAGCTGGCCGAAATGGAAGACGACGAGGGCACCGCACTGGCGGTGGTCGACGACGTCGAGCGCTACGCCAAGGAAGTCGAGAAGCTCGAGTTCCGTCGCATGTTCTCCGGCAAGATGGACGCGGCCAACGCCTTTGTCGACATCCAGGCCGGCGCCGGTGGCACCGAGGCCCAGGACTGGGCCGAGATCCTGCTGCGCATGTACCTGCGCTGGTGCGAATCGCGCGGCTGGAAGACCGAGCTGATGGAAGTCAGCGGCGGTGACGTCGCCGGCATCAAGTCGGCCACGCTGCGCGTCGAGGGCGATTTCGCCTACGGCTGGCTCAAGACCGAGACCGGCGTGCACCGCCTGGTGCGCAAGTCGCCGTTCGACTCCGACAACCGCCGCCACACCAGCTTCACCTCGGTGTTCGTGTCGCCTGAAGTCGACGACAACATCGACATCGACATCAACCCGGCCGACCTGCGCACCGACGTCTACCGCTCCTCCGGCGCCGGTGGCCAGCACGTCAACAAGACCGAATCGGCGGTGCGCATCACGCACATACCGTCCGGCATTGTCGTGGCCTGCCAGACCGGCCGCAGCCAGCACCAGAACCGCGACAACGCGATGAAGATGCTGGCCGCCAAGCTGTACGAGCTCGAGATCCAGAAGCGCAACGCCGAGCGCGATGCGGTCGAGGCGACCAAGTCCGACATCGGCTGGGGCAGCCAGATCCGCAATTACGTGCTCGACCAGAGCCGCATCAAGGACCTGCGCACCGGCATCGAGCGCAGCGACACGCAGAAGGTCCTCGATGGCGACCTCGACGAGTTCGTCGAAGCCAGCCTGAAATCGGGCCTGGAAGCGGGCTCCAAGCGCGCCGACGCAGTCTGA